One Kiritimatiellia bacterium DNA window includes the following coding sequences:
- a CDS encoding glucose-1-phosphate adenylyltransferase: protein MHAVSVILGGGQGTRLMPLTLERSKPAVPIAGKYRLIDIPVSNCINSGIRSIYLLTQFNSESLHRHIARTYRFDQFSQGYVRILAAQQTPSSESWYQGTADAVRQGLRYFLEEEPDVIVILSGDQLYRMDFRDVIRQHLDSGADVTICTKPVPRHEAGALGIMQIDDCKRIVRFVEKPGNTPALDELRAPLYKEERYLASMGIYVFNRDVLVKLLEGTQPDFGKHIIPSSINTHKVYSFIFDGFWRDIGTIHSFWETNLSLTDPVPEFNFYDPKAPIYTDMRYLPPSKINCCDLNRCLLSEGCIISGHRILHSIIGIRQIVGEGSVIEHSVIMGADYYEKEPKPGEVPLGIGRDCYIKNAIVDKNARIGDGAYLSPDGKKDATHPLYVIRDGVLVIPKNAVIPPGFRV, encoded by the coding sequence ATGCATGCAGTAAGTGTTATTCTCGGCGGGGGTCAGGGGACGCGTCTGATGCCCTTGACGCTCGAGCGGTCGAAGCCAGCGGTTCCGATCGCGGGGAAATATCGTCTGATCGACATACCGGTCAGCAATTGCATCAATAGTGGGATTCGATCCATCTACCTTCTCACGCAATTTAACAGCGAGTCCCTGCATCGCCATATCGCGAGAACGTATCGATTCGACCAGTTTTCCCAAGGATATGTCCGCATTTTGGCCGCCCAGCAGACGCCCAGTTCCGAATCTTGGTACCAGGGAACAGCCGACGCGGTCCGGCAGGGATTGCGTTACTTCCTCGAGGAGGAGCCAGACGTAATCGTTATCCTGTCCGGCGACCAGCTTTACCGGATGGATTTCCGCGACGTCATCCGCCAGCATTTGGACAGCGGCGCCGATGTCACGATCTGCACCAAGCCGGTTCCGCGGCACGAGGCTGGTGCACTGGGCATCATGCAGATCGATGATTGCAAGCGCATTGTTCGGTTTGTCGAAAAGCCGGGCAACACTCCAGCGCTCGACGAGCTTCGCGCCCCGCTCTACAAGGAGGAGCGCTACCTCGCCAGTATGGGAATCTATGTCTTCAACCGGGACGTTCTGGTTAAACTCCTCGAGGGAACCCAGCCCGACTTCGGGAAACACATCATCCCGTCCTCCATCAACACGCACAAGGTCTACAGCTTCATATTTGACGGCTTCTGGCGAGATATCGGAACCATCCACTCGTTCTGGGAAACGAACCTCTCTCTGACCGATCCGGTTCCCGAATTCAATTTTTATGATCCCAAGGCGCCTATTTATACCGATATGCGGTATCTGCCGCCTTCGAAAATCAACTGTTGTGATCTCAACCGATGCTTGCTATCGGAGGGTTGCATCATATCGGGGCACCGAATTCTCCACTCGATCATCGGAATCCGCCAGATCGTGGGGGAGGGCTCGGTCATCGAGCACTCGGTGATCATGGGAGCCGACTACTACGAGAAAGAACCTAAACCCGGAGAAGTCCCCCTCGGGATCGGACGCGATTGCTACATCAAAAATGCGATCGTTGACAAAAATGCGCGAATCGGCGATGGCGCCTACCTTTCGCCGGACGGGAAAAAAGACGCAACTCACCCCCTGTACGTGATTCGCGACGGCGTCCTGGTCATACCCAAGAATGCGGTGATCCCGCCCGGCTTCCGAGTCTGA
- a CDS encoding cytidine deaminase, whose protein sequence is MPVPPISSSWVEKLLHAAAEVSRRAYAPYSKFQVGAALLTHSGEIITGCNVENASYGLTSCAERNAVFHAIAGGHRRFKAVAIVSSGKRPPYPCGACRQVLAEFGGPSLLVLFAPRRSLHRYEWGTLAELLPKSFRL, encoded by the coding sequence GTGCCGGTCCCCCCCATCTCGTCCTCATGGGTCGAAAAACTTCTCCATGCGGCTGCCGAAGTTTCCCGACGAGCCTACGCGCCCTACTCCAAATTTCAGGTTGGCGCAGCCCTCCTGACTCATAGCGGAGAGATCATAACCGGTTGCAATGTCGAAAATGCGTCCTACGGCCTGACGAGCTGCGCCGAGCGGAATGCCGTATTTCACGCCATTGCGGGAGGGCACCGTCGCTTCAAAGCTGTGGCGATTGTGTCCAGCGGAAAACGGCCGCCTTATCCCTGTGGAGCTTGCCGGCAGGTCCTCGCCGAATTTGGAGGACCGTCCCTGTTGGTGCTGTTCGCCCCCCGCAGAAGCCTCCACCGCTACGAGTGGGGAACCTTGGCGGAACTGTTACCCAAATCGTTTCGTCTCTGA
- a CDS encoding purine-nucleoside phosphorylase codes for MIDRKTLDRALEHVRREWPDAQPEMGLILGSGWSDVAEAFHKVAAIPYDEIPGLGRTGVAGHAGQLVLAELAGLETLIFQGRRHFYEGVGWTPIALPIFLLRSMRAKGVLLTNAAGGIRSDLKPGTLMIIEDHINFLGANPLAGPHDSFWGPRFPDQTQVYDVGFQRLLKLAGRDAGEELATGVYLANSGPSYETPAEIRAFRALGADAVGMSTVPEALLASACGLRVAGLSCITNSAAGITAGRLSHEEVTEATRNSMKRMKQVVLNFWNEVAREGLDPQGRPH; via the coding sequence ATGATTGACCGGAAAACCCTCGATCGGGCGCTTGAACATGTCCGACGTGAATGGCCCGACGCCCAACCCGAAATGGGGTTAATCCTGGGCTCGGGATGGAGCGATGTGGCGGAAGCCTTTCACAAGGTTGCTGCCATCCCCTATGACGAAATACCCGGCCTGGGCCGCACCGGTGTGGCCGGACATGCCGGCCAGCTTGTCTTGGCGGAACTCGCAGGTCTGGAAACACTAATTTTTCAGGGGCGGCGTCACTTTTATGAAGGGGTAGGCTGGACCCCTATCGCGCTGCCGATTTTTCTACTGCGCTCGATGAGGGCGAAAGGGGTTCTCCTGACCAATGCCGCAGGCGGAATCCGATCCGACCTGAAGCCCGGTACGCTGATGATCATCGAAGACCACATCAATTTTCTTGGTGCGAATCCGTTGGCCGGTCCGCACGATTCCTTCTGGGGTCCGCGATTCCCGGACCAAACTCAGGTTTATGACGTTGGGTTCCAGCGCCTCCTGAAGCTGGCCGGTCGCGATGCTGGTGAGGAGTTGGCAACGGGAGTCTACCTTGCCAACTCCGGACCCTCCTATGAAACGCCGGCGGAAATACGAGCTTTCCGTGCGCTCGGCGCGGATGCTGTCGGAATGTCGACCGTCCCTGAAGCCCTGCTGGCCAGCGCATGCGGTTTGCGTGTTGCCGGCTTGTCTTGCATCACCAACAGCGCCGCGGGCATCACGGCGGGGCGCCTCAGCCATGAAGAGGTCACGGAGGCGACACGGAATTCAATGAAACGGATGAAACAGGTGGTTCTCAACTTTTGGAACGAGGTGGCTCGTGAAGGACTCGACCCGCAAGGCCGGCCTCACTGA
- a CDS encoding thymidine phosphorylase: protein MKSARSTPLVPQWIIEKKRDGLELTEDEIRFFVDGYSRGDLPDYQMAALAMAIYFRGMTPRETAILTDAMMHSGKVVDTSAITRPKVDKHSTGGIGDKVSLVLAPLVAACGVAVPMISGRGLGITGGTLDKLESIPGYRTNLSETEFLEVVKEVGCSIIGQTRELAPADKKLYALRDVTGTVPSIPLITASIMCKKLAEGIDALVLDVKVGKGAFMRTVGEARELARSMVRVGKAMGKGMRALITDMNQPLGRTAGNALEVRESIETLRGEGPKDLTDLTLALAEEMLLLGKVAPTRVQARRQLQAAIANGSALSLFRRMVECQGGDVRVIDDPGRLPAARWMVPYPSPTTGYVAIADAEAIGKACVVLGAGRTKTDDSVDHAVGVSGIRKIGEFVRRGEPLLLIHANDEQRLEKAKELLKSAFKVQKARPRPPKLILQRI from the coding sequence ATGAAGTCGGCTCGATCCACACCCTTGGTTCCCCAATGGATTATTGAAAAAAAACGGGATGGCCTCGAATTGACGGAGGATGAGATACGTTTCTTTGTCGACGGGTATTCGAGGGGCGATCTGCCCGATTACCAGATGGCCGCCCTGGCTATGGCGATCTACTTCCGCGGCATGACGCCGAGAGAGACCGCGATTCTCACGGATGCGATGATGCATTCCGGCAAGGTCGTCGATACATCCGCCATCACTAGGCCGAAGGTCGACAAACATTCGACCGGCGGCATTGGCGACAAGGTCTCTCTCGTGCTGGCTCCCCTTGTGGCGGCCTGCGGTGTTGCCGTTCCTATGATTTCGGGCCGGGGCCTCGGAATAACTGGCGGAACGCTTGACAAACTCGAATCCATCCCCGGCTATCGGACTAACCTGTCCGAAACTGAATTCCTCGAGGTCGTGAAAGAGGTCGGCTGCTCCATCATCGGGCAGACTCGTGAATTGGCCCCGGCGGATAAGAAGCTTTACGCGCTGCGCGACGTCACGGGCACCGTTCCATCGATTCCGCTGATAACGGCCAGCATCATGTGCAAGAAGCTTGCAGAGGGGATCGATGCGTTGGTCCTCGACGTAAAGGTCGGAAAGGGCGCGTTTATGCGTACGGTCGGCGAGGCCCGCGAACTTGCCCGCAGCATGGTGCGCGTCGGAAAAGCGATGGGTAAAGGCATGCGCGCCCTCATCACCGACATGAATCAGCCACTAGGTCGTACAGCGGGGAATGCGCTCGAAGTCCGGGAATCCATCGAAACGTTGCGCGGCGAGGGACCCAAGGACCTGACCGACCTCACGCTTGCCCTCGCCGAGGAGATGCTCCTCCTCGGAAAGGTGGCCCCCACCCGCGTCCAAGCTCGCAGACAACTTCAGGCCGCGATCGCGAACGGCTCCGCGCTCAGTCTTTTTCGCCGCATGGTGGAATGCCAGGGAGGGGATGTGCGGGTCATTGACGATCCCGGTCGTTTGCCTGCAGCGCGCTGGATGGTTCCCTATCCGTCGCCAACCACGGGATATGTCGCCATCGCCGATGCAGAGGCGATCGGCAAAGCGTGTGTGGTCCTGGGCGCGGGACGAACCAAAACGGATGACTCCGTGGACCATGCCGTCGGCGTCTCCGGCATCCGAAAAATCGGCGAGTTTGTTCGACGAGGGGAGCCACTCCTCCTCATCCACGCAAACGATGAACAACGGCTTGAAAAAGCGAAAGAATTGCTGAAGTCTGCATTCAAGGTACAAAAAGCCCGGCCCCGACCTCCGAAATTGATTCTGCAGCGAATCTAA
- a CDS encoding phosphopentomutase: MRIFLIVLDSVGIGHAPDAADYGDEGAATLPHIAEAIGGLSLPTFERLGLGNIPALTPRPVDIPGLRPSKQPLASFGAMQEMSQGKDTITGHWEIAGLLLRPGFTLFPPGPPSFPSDIIEPFERETGRKVLGNKSAGGTGIIDELGEQATREACWIVYTSADSVFQIAANIDVIPLGELYRACEIARRLCDPYRVGRVIARPFRRKNGSFYRTEDRRDYAYKPSEKTILERLQESGIPVYAVGKIEDIFAHRGISTSDHTGNNRASQRAVERFEREMNHGFLFANFIDFDMIFGHRRDPHGYAECLRQTDEWLATFIPKLGPDDTLIITADHGNDPTFKGTDHTREIVPLLVYSPGRPARSLGLRIGYYDVAQSIASAFGLQPMSRGVSFWS; this comes from the coding sequence ATGCGAATTTTTCTGATCGTTCTCGATTCCGTCGGGATAGGACACGCACCGGATGCGGCTGACTACGGAGACGAAGGAGCGGCGACACTCCCACACATCGCCGAAGCGATCGGCGGGCTTTCGTTGCCAACCTTTGAGAGGCTGGGTCTGGGCAACATTCCAGCCCTGACACCGCGCCCCGTGGATATACCGGGGCTCAGACCCTCAAAACAGCCGCTCGCATCTTTTGGCGCGATGCAGGAAATGTCGCAGGGTAAAGACACAATCACCGGCCACTGGGAAATCGCCGGGTTGTTGTTGCGTCCCGGGTTCACCCTCTTTCCGCCCGGCCCACCGTCATTTCCGTCCGATATTATCGAACCTTTTGAACGTGAAACGGGCCGCAAGGTGCTGGGCAACAAATCCGCGGGGGGAACCGGAATCATCGATGAACTGGGAGAACAGGCGACGCGCGAGGCCTGCTGGATCGTCTATACCAGCGCCGATTCCGTCTTCCAGATCGCGGCGAACATCGACGTCATCCCGCTTGGGGAGCTGTACCGCGCTTGCGAAATTGCGCGTCGACTGTGCGATCCATATCGGGTGGGGAGGGTTATCGCGCGGCCGTTCCGCCGAAAAAATGGTTCTTTTTATCGCACGGAGGACCGGCGCGACTATGCCTACAAGCCGAGCGAAAAGACCATCCTCGAACGCCTGCAGGAGTCCGGAATCCCCGTTTATGCTGTTGGGAAAATCGAGGATATTTTCGCCCATCGCGGCATCTCAACGTCCGACCATACCGGGAACAACCGCGCGTCACAGCGGGCGGTGGAACGATTTGAACGCGAAATGAACCACGGATTCCTTTTCGCAAATTTTATAGATTTTGACATGATATTTGGCCATCGCCGAGATCCGCACGGCTATGCCGAGTGCCTGCGCCAGACGGACGAATGGCTGGCGACATTTATTCCGAAACTTGGGCCGGATGACACACTGATCATCACGGCCGACCATGGGAATGATCCGACATTCAAGGGCACGGACCACACGCGCGAAATCGTACCCCTACTGGTCTATTCGCCGGGCCGCCCCGCGCGTTCGCTCGGACTGAGGATCGGCTACTATGATGTTGCGCAAAGCATTGCCTCGGCCTTCGGTTTGCAGCCCATGTCGCGCGGCGTCTCGTTTTGGAGTTAA
- the deoC gene encoding deoxyribose-phosphate aldolase, with protein MAKLIDHTLLRPEATPADIERLCDEARKYGFHSVCVNSAYVKHASALLRNSGVKICSVVGFPLGATEPQIKALEAQKAIEDGASEIDMVINIGALKARDDEFVVRDIRGVVESCRNARALCKVILETALLTDEEKERACRLSMKAGADFVKTSTGFSSGGATPEDVALLARLVAPWRMGVKASGGIRTYADVVKMVNAGATRIGCSNSVKIMEEARTGISQTHGGEGY; from the coding sequence ATAGCCAAACTCATCGACCACACCCTCCTCAGGCCCGAGGCCACCCCTGCAGACATCGAGCGCCTGTGCGACGAGGCGCGAAAATACGGTTTTCATTCCGTCTGCGTGAATTCAGCCTATGTGAAACACGCCAGCGCCCTGTTGAGGAACAGCGGGGTGAAGATTTGCTCTGTCGTTGGCTTTCCGCTGGGCGCCACGGAGCCTCAGATCAAAGCATTGGAGGCGCAAAAGGCCATTGAGGACGGCGCCTCGGAAATTGACATGGTGATCAACATTGGCGCCCTGAAAGCCCGGGATGATGAATTTGTGGTTCGCGACATCCGCGGTGTTGTCGAAAGTTGCCGGAATGCGCGCGCTCTCTGCAAAGTCATTCTCGAAACCGCCCTGCTCACGGACGAGGAAAAGGAGCGGGCCTGCCGATTGAGCATGAAAGCCGGCGCCGACTTCGTGAAGACGTCTACCGGTTTTTCCAGCGGCGGAGCCACACCGGAGGATGTCGCCCTTCTGGCTCGCCTGGTGGCGCCGTGGAGAATGGGCGTGAAGGCCTCCGGCGGGATCCGGACCTATGCTGACGTTGTAAAAATGGTCAACGCCGGAGCTACGCGCATCGGATGCTCGAACAGCGTGAAGATCATGGAAGAGGCGCGAACGGGGATCTCCCAGACGCATGGCGGAGAGGGATACTGA
- a CDS encoding peptidyl-prolyl cis-trans isomerase: MAMLISKFHRMIQSKLLWLSFLVIVIFSFVIWGTVTPDASDLREATAPGTLDGEPVDPDVFQQAFFNTYLSVVLALGRAIEITPSINEQLRQAAWQRLAAIRSASRLGITATDDEVANTIQQLEPFQFEGKFNVMAYKAFAQNFLGRFGAGERQFEEYIRQEIILQKTRHILDRLILITPYELRRAFHSVTDQFDAEFVVLKPSLVESEVRVSDEDARKFYNEEPERFRRPEQVRVDYVRISALPFIPRVRVTDDEIQAYYDEHLTNYVIESDTDAPGEDTNLFGRLTRYRPLEEVKQEISNLLLERKAMDEAYETAMNFVLALTPDRDGRAFSFEEVAARFERTVLSLPPFALNSSLEGIQNPRAFRSAAFELAEGPETYFSNPIRGSNEVYIIALRERIPSRIPSFEEIRDEALRAARAKAIRDALMDRAKSIREETEKALAEKISFRDTLAFYNLSVKTTGVFSATTDLDLGDEDLEDLVESTVMFLNQGEISEPLWVDDDIVLVHLAMRKPAENVSYEAMRQQLADNIRRQLGRQQFDGWQQQLLRAANFQDNQRRQAEEPEENVEPVEG, encoded by the coding sequence ATGGCGATGCTGATTTCAAAATTCCATCGAATGATCCAGTCGAAGCTGTTGTGGTTGAGCTTCTTGGTCATCGTCATTTTTTCGTTCGTCATCTGGGGCACTGTAACGCCGGACGCGTCTGACCTGCGCGAAGCAACCGCACCCGGCACGCTGGACGGCGAGCCGGTGGATCCCGACGTGTTCCAACAGGCCTTTTTCAACACCTACCTGTCGGTGGTCCTTGCCCTTGGGCGAGCAATCGAGATCACACCCAGCATCAACGAGCAACTCCGGCAGGCCGCCTGGCAACGGTTGGCAGCTATCCGGTCGGCCTCTCGATTGGGGATCACAGCCACCGACGATGAGGTGGCCAACACGATTCAGCAACTGGAGCCGTTTCAGTTCGAGGGCAAATTCAATGTGATGGCCTACAAGGCGTTCGCCCAAAATTTTTTAGGGCGCTTTGGAGCCGGCGAGCGCCAGTTCGAAGAATATATCCGCCAGGAAATCATCCTCCAGAAGACCCGCCACATTTTGGATCGGCTGATTCTTATAACGCCGTATGAATTGCGACGGGCCTTCCATTCGGTGACGGACCAGTTCGACGCGGAGTTCGTGGTCCTTAAGCCTTCGTTGGTCGAGTCGGAGGTCCGGGTCTCGGACGAAGACGCGCGGAAATTTTATAACGAGGAACCCGAGCGTTTCAGGCGGCCCGAGCAGGTGAGGGTCGACTATGTCCGCATCTCCGCCTTGCCGTTCATTCCGCGCGTCCGTGTCACCGACGATGAAATCCAGGCCTACTACGACGAGCATCTGACAAACTACGTGATAGAGAGCGATACCGATGCTCCTGGCGAGGATACAAACCTATTTGGGCGTTTGACACGCTATCGGCCCCTCGAAGAAGTCAAGCAGGAGATTTCCAACCTCCTCCTCGAACGGAAGGCCATGGACGAGGCGTACGAGACCGCGATGAATTTTGTTCTGGCCCTTACGCCGGACCGCGATGGCCGGGCCTTTTCTTTCGAAGAGGTGGCGGCCCGGTTTGAACGAACGGTTCTTTCTCTGCCGCCATTTGCCCTCAACAGCTCCCTCGAAGGGATCCAAAACCCGCGTGCCTTCCGATCGGCCGCATTCGAACTAGCCGAAGGCCCGGAGACCTACTTCAGCAATCCCATTCGCGGCAGCAACGAGGTCTATATTATCGCCCTGCGCGAGCGGATCCCCTCCCGCATTCCTTCGTTTGAAGAGATACGGGACGAGGCGCTCCGCGCAGCCCGCGCGAAAGCCATCCGCGACGCATTGATGGACCGGGCTAAATCTATACGAGAGGAAACGGAAAAGGCCCTCGCCGAAAAGATTTCGTTCCGCGATACGCTCGCTTTTTACAATCTCTCCGTGAAAACCACGGGCGTCTTCTCCGCCACGACGGATTTGGATCTTGGCGATGAGGACCTCGAGGACCTTGTTGAATCAACCGTGATGTTCTTGAACCAAGGCGAGATTTCCGAACCCCTCTGGGTGGACGATGACATTGTCCTCGTTCATCTTGCCATGCGCAAACCCGCAGAGAATGTCAGTTACGAGGCCATGCGCCAGCAGTTGGCCGACAACATTCGCCGACAACTGGGTCGTCAACAGTTCGACGGATGGCAGCAGCAGCTTCTTCGCGCGGCCAACTTTCAAGACAACCAAAGGAGACAGGCCGAGGAACCGGAGGAGAACGTCGAACCCGTGGAAGGATAA
- a CDS encoding response regulator — protein sequence MATIWVIDDDPAIADLLASTLQEIGHDSRVFTNARDALAAYKPGAADVVMTDIRMPGMDGLELTRLLLAKDPKATIVILTGYPSVEDAVEAIKLGAMDYMTKPFRIEEIRLRLLRVLESRDLSERFRRNRALTWLLIGSLPVWFILGILLALVIAKF from the coding sequence ATGGCCACGATATGGGTGATTGACGACGATCCCGCCATTGCGGACCTGCTGGCCTCGACCCTTCAGGAGATTGGCCACGACAGCCGTGTCTTCACGAACGCTCGGGACGCGCTGGCGGCCTATAAACCCGGCGCGGCGGACGTCGTCATGACGGATATCCGAATGCCGGGTATGGACGGGCTGGAGCTGACCCGCCTCCTGCTCGCGAAAGATCCCAAGGCGACCATTGTCATCCTTACCGGATATCCCTCGGTCGAGGATGCGGTGGAAGCGATCAAACTCGGTGCGATGGACTACATGACCAAGCCCTTTAGGATTGAAGAGATTCGCCTGCGCCTGTTGCGGGTCCTCGAATCGCGCGATTTGTCGGAGCGATTTCGCAGAAATCGGGCGTTGACCTGGCTGCTCATCGGGTCGCTCCCTGTCTGGTTCATCCTCGGCATACTCCTCGCCCTCGTCATCGCGAAATTCTGA
- a CDS encoding carbon starvation protein A — MDALIIAFGSAIAFVAAYAGYGRWLGRKIFRLSASAVCPSIRFRDDKDYVPTPKSIVFGHHFTSIAGTGPIVGPAIAILWGWVPALLWVVLGSIFIGAVHDLGTLVVSLRNDGQTVGDLAGRFLNRRVRLLFLLILFLSLTIVLAVFGLVIAAVFRQFPASIFPCLIQIPLAMAIGKWLHRQNRGLFIPSAVALLLMYASVFWGDWGPLHAFNIKLAALANIEWVIFLLVYSYAASVLPVWILLQPRDYINSLQLISALGLIAAGLVAAAFWGGATLEGGVRPPLEMAAPPIQWRPAGAPDMIPFLFITVACGAISGFHCLVSSGTSSKQLARETDATAVGYGSMLLEGFLAVLVIMACGAGVSLGIRSASGEMLAGAEAWNSLYASWTALAGLGAKVGAFVQGAANFLGALGLPREASVALMGVLVASFAGTTMDTACRLQRYVIQELAKSAAAGGTAPRFTISRLVSQFLMNRHGASMLAIASAGLIAAFPLPGRPWSWATAGSGGMVLWPMFGAMNQLLGGLAFLVVLFYLRRTGLPTWFVIGPAIFMLAMPFWAMFIQLFVGTAEAPSWIASRQWILVGIGSVTLALECWMISEAVLLLRHSKPSSIDGPATRS, encoded by the coding sequence ATGGATGCGTTGATAATCGCTTTTGGCTCCGCCATTGCCTTCGTAGCGGCCTACGCGGGCTATGGTCGATGGTTGGGCCGTAAAATTTTTCGCCTCTCGGCAAGCGCGGTTTGCCCGTCAATTCGCTTCCGGGACGACAAGGATTACGTGCCCACTCCCAAATCGATTGTCTTCGGGCATCATTTCACCTCCATCGCCGGCACGGGCCCCATCGTCGGCCCCGCCATCGCGATTTTATGGGGTTGGGTTCCCGCCCTTTTGTGGGTCGTTCTTGGTTCCATCTTCATCGGCGCGGTTCACGATTTGGGAACGCTGGTCGTCAGCCTAAGGAATGATGGCCAAACGGTTGGGGATCTTGCAGGTCGGTTCCTGAATCGGCGCGTTCGCCTGCTCTTTTTGCTGATCTTATTTCTTTCGCTCACTATTGTGCTGGCGGTCTTCGGCCTCGTCATCGCGGCGGTGTTCCGCCAGTTTCCTGCCTCGATCTTCCCCTGTTTGATCCAGATTCCGCTGGCCATGGCCATCGGCAAGTGGCTGCACCGCCAAAACCGCGGGTTGTTCATCCCCTCCGCGGTTGCGTTGCTCCTGATGTATGCGTCCGTGTTTTGGGGCGATTGGGGTCCTCTCCACGCGTTCAACATAAAATTGGCCGCTCTGGCCAATATCGAGTGGGTCATTTTTCTCCTCGTATACTCCTACGCCGCTTCCGTGTTGCCGGTCTGGATCCTTCTTCAGCCTCGCGATTACATCAATTCGCTCCAACTGATTTCTGCCTTGGGCCTCATTGCAGCAGGGTTGGTGGCTGCCGCCTTCTGGGGCGGAGCTACGCTGGAGGGCGGCGTCCGTCCGCCCTTGGAAATGGCCGCACCGCCCATTCAATGGCGGCCTGCCGGTGCGCCGGACATGATTCCGTTTCTGTTCATCACCGTCGCTTGCGGCGCAATCAGCGGCTTCCACTGCCTGGTCAGCAGCGGCACCAGCAGCAAACAGCTTGCCCGAGAAACCGACGCGACCGCAGTGGGCTACGGCAGCATGCTGTTAGAGGGGTTTCTTGCCGTTTTGGTAATAATGGCCTGCGGCGCCGGTGTCAGCCTTGGCATCCGGAGCGCATCCGGAGAAATGCTGGCCGGCGCGGAAGCATGGAATTCGCTATATGCCTCTTGGACGGCGCTTGCCGGTCTGGGGGCGAAGGTGGGTGCCTTCGTCCAAGGGGCCGCCAACTTTCTGGGAGCGCTGGGCCTTCCGCGAGAGGCATCCGTCGCCCTCATGGGCGTTCTGGTTGCCTCATTTGCGGGGACGACCATGGACACAGCCTGCCGTCTTCAGCGATATGTGATCCAGGAACTGGCCAAAAGCGCCGCTGCAGGTGGGACGGCCCCGCGTTTTACGATATCGCGCTTGGTGTCTCAGTTCCTAATGAACCGTCATGGCGCTTCGATGCTGGCCATCGCCAGCGCCGGGTTGATCGCCGCCTTCCCCCTCCCCGGCCGCCCGTGGTCATGGGCAACGGCCGGCAGCGGAGGCATGGTGCTCTGGCCCATGTTCGGGGCAATGAATCAGCTTCTGGGAGGTTTGGCCTTCTTGGTGGTTCTGTTTTACCTTCGTCGCACAGGGCTGCCGACGTGGTTCGTGATCGGGCCAGCCATATTCATGCTGGCCATGCCATTTTGGGCGATGTTCATCCAGCTATTCGTCGGCACCGCGGAGGCGCCAAGCTGGATCGCTTCACGGCAATGGATACTCGTCGGCATCGGCTCTGTGACACTTGCGCTCGAGTGCTGGATGATCTCCGAGGCCGTGCTGTTGCTCCGTCACTCGAAACCATCGTCCATCGATGGGCCAGCAACGCGAAGCTAA